GCGTAGAGCTTCCCTCAGTAAACCCGGATCCCCTGCTTGGGGAGATTTCAAGGTAGTCAGCTCAGATCTAATGAGAAACAAACCAATACTGAGGAACAAACCTGAATTCTACACCCATTTTCCATTcctacatatatttatttggtaCTGATGATGAAGAACCCCATCAGAAATTCCTGCAAGGGAGAATACTACTCGGCTGTTAGGGGTATTGCAATATTTACATACATGTAGCTTACCACATACATAAATGATTACACAAACAGTACAGCGGTGAACCAGCCAAGTTCTCATTCCACATCCCTTTCCCACACTGCGTTTAGCTGCCCATTCTTGAAACGATCTCAGGGCAGCACATTGCATTTCAACAGGCCTAGTGCTGCTTCTCAGAGGCAGTCAACTCAATGGTGCAAAAGCACAGGACAGCGACGAGGCATTCACACTACACAGACATGTGATCTCTTACTGACagcaggaagggaagagagatggAGATCCCGGGTGGGAAAGCAACAACATGCATCACGGGAGCCACGTGAGATGCGGCGAGGACCGCTGGTATGCAGCGTCCCTTGCCAAGGAATGCCTCACAGCCATCCGAGAATGGCAGGCACGAAAGATGAGGACCTTCCTGGGGTCGGTCAAGCATCATGCTGGGAGGATTCCCACGTGTCCCGGCACACAGGTCCTGGCGCTCATCCGACCACAGCTTGGTGTCTGGTCCCCAAAATGGGCCCACACCCAGGCGCTGCCAACACGGCAGTCCCTTTGGGTCTCCATCCCATGTGGGTGCACGTCTCAGTTTTCCTCTAACCACTGCTTCAGCAGCCTCTGAAACATTATTTTGCTCTCCTGCTGCCTCTCTCGCTGGCGCTTCTCCTCTGTCTCCTGTGGTTGGAGTGCTGCTTCGGGCAGAGGCCCGGGCTGGTTGGTGCCTAGGCTGAGGGTCAAGCCACTGAGGCCCTGCACCAGCGTCTCCCAGGAAGAGGGTTGTGGGGCCCTGTTACTCTCCCCAGGGATCCCAGAAAGATTTGGCCTGTGGCTCTGGCAGTATCGACATTCACATCGGAATCGATTCTGACCTCGGTCACCTAACGGGGAGACTCTGGCTTCCCTCCCAACAGCATAGGGGGCCATGTGATCGCGGTGTCTCCTCCTCACGTGCCGCAGGAACGCTTTCTTCCTCTGAAGGAACTCCAGCCTCTCCCACTGCCGCTCTTCCAGCGTCTTCTCCTCTCTGTACCGCTGGTGGAGCAGCCCCTCTGGGAGAGGCACAGCCTGGCTGGGGCCAGGATCGGGGCTCAGGTTACTGAGGCCCATCATCGGCTGTTCTGAGTGAGAAGGCTGAGAGGACGCTGGATCTTCCTGGGAAGTCTCTGCAGCTGTCATCAGGGAAGATTTGGAAGGTGATGCTGGATTCCGTTTCTGGAGTGGATCCATGGAGGTCTGGTCCCAGCTGGAAGCCCTGCCAGGCCCTTGGGTCCAGAAAAGGAGGTGAAGCTGAAGGTTCTCAGACACGAAGAAGGTAGCGAGGAATATGTGCGGGCAGAACCCAGACTGCAACACAAGGTGATAAGACCAGAAGAAAACACATGATTATTCAtcttactcaacctctctgtccCTCCACTTCCTGTGTGTAGAATGGAGATTATACAGAGACCCTGTCCTAGGCTGCTTCTGAGGATGACGTGAGATCATACATGTCACCAGCTTAGAATATTAATGCCATCTAATAAAGGATTTAGAAATGATACCAACTAATGCATCCACGTGACACGGAGTGCAAAAGGCTGCGATGCAGTTCGACGATGTCAATTCCATGCTGACACTTTCCAACCCCTTCCCAAGCATCATTGGTAGAATAATCAAGGCGTGACTCACAGATGCTCTGCCCATGAGTGTTCATTTTTCATCCATTCACAAGGAAGACTTTTACTCAACTGTAAGCGTTTGCACCATGGGGACACACCCTTTTGTATGTTCACCTTCCCGACCACTGGGTTTGCATCTAGTCAAAAGGGCTGCTCATGCCTATGGAAATCGTTTCCAAATTCCGAGTGTGGATAagaatttattttactaaataacaGAAGCAAAAACCCCCGGGAGacttcaaagagaaaaacacataGATGAATTCAATTAatccaaaagctggttctttgaagtgATCAATGAAATTGATACACCCGTGGCAGGACAGGCTGGGAAAAAACAGGGCAAAGAAACAAGTTACCAGTTATCAGGAATGCAAGAAGAGACTGCACTCCAGACCCAGAAAACATAAAAGGGTCAATATGGTAAGAACACACACGACTCTACAGATTCATATTCCACAGGTCAGAGGAAATGTAGCACATACTTGAAAACCACAGGCTATGGAAACTCACACAGGATGGATTTCAAACACTGAACTGTGTCACAGTCCTGTATGTTTTAAAGAAGTCGAATTCACAGGCAAACATTTGCAAAACGATCTCTGGGCCGCAACAGTTTCACTGGCCAATTCTACCAAACGTTTAATGAACAAATATCACCAACTTACCCAACTTCTTCTAGGAAACAAAGCAGAGGCAATGTGCCCCActgattttatgaggccagcaccgCAGGGATACCAAGAAAAGGACAGACCAGTATTCTTTCCTAATACAGGCACCAAAGTATTCAACAAAACTTAGTAATTGGAATTCAGCAGTATGTGAGAAGAATAGTAAGCCAccatcaagtgggttttatagcAGGAATGCAAGGGTTGTTCTTCCCACACCTGAAAATCAACCAATGTAATCCACAGATTGAGAGATAAGATGAAGAACAAAAATGACAGGATCACATTAAGCTACGCAGAAAAACCATTCAATAAGATGCCAAGTCCACTGGTGATATAAAAGCTGTAGCACACTAGGAACACAAGACAACTTCTTCAACCTGAAAAAGGGCGTGTACAGTCAAACCTACAACAAACAAGCCACTTAATGGTCAACGACTGGATGCTTTCTGCCTAAGGATGCGAACCAGGCAAGGACGTCCACTCTCACCACAGCTATTCAACGTCACGCTGGAGGCCTAGTCAGTGCTATAATGCCAGAAGAGTCATGGCACACATCGGAGAAAGCAAGAAACCAAAGTACTCCTTTTCATATATCCTGTGATCGTCTACATGAAACAACCAATGAATCTCCTCCAGACTCTCAGAGCTAATAAGAGCTTACTGCTCATTAATGAGAGCTTAGCAGCGATACAGGAGAGAAACTCAACACACAGAAAACAATCCTATGAGTAACTGGAAAcctaaatttaagaaataatactgTTTTACAAAAGCTACAAACACAACGAAATGGTTATGTATAGAGCGAAAATACATGGAAGGGGTCTGCATGCCCAAAACTATTATACGGTaatgaagaaatcaaagatgatttAGTTAAATGGAGAGAAACAATGTGTTCCCATATTTAAAGACCCCAAAAGGTTAAAAGTCCATTGTCCCCAATTTGATCTGGAGAATGAATGCAGTCCCTGCCTATCAGAATCCTTGAGGGACATTTGCATATATAAACAAGCGGATTCTACAATTCACGTAGAATATTTGATGTTTCAAAAAGCAGAAGGGATTTAGAGAGGTCATATtatcagattttcagatttgctCTAAAGCTGTAACAATCGAGATTGCTGGCTTACAGGGGTAGACGAGTAGATCCATGGAATAAAAGAGTCCATGAATCAATCCATCCATAGAAATGTGTCCAATAAGTTTTGACATGGGTGTGAAAGGGAATCCAATGGAGAAGGGATAAGCTTTTCAATGCATGAGGTGGCCTATCCTTATGCAAAAAGATGCACCTCAACCTCAACCTTTACATGCAATTAAGGAAAAAGGGTTCAGAGACCTACAAACCGAAGTTCAATACTAAGACTTTTGGGAGAAACCGTAGGAAGACATCTTTGTGAAGGGAGGCTAGGACATGACCTGAGATGCATGATCcatggaaaggaaagatggatgaataggagtttggcaaaatttaaaactctggctctggccgggcgcggtggctcctgcctgtaatcccaacactttgggaggccaaggtgggcaggtcacttgagttcagttgttcgaggccagcctggccaacatggtgaaaccccgtctctaacaaaaaatacaaaaattagctggcgtggtggcacatgcctgtagtccccagctactggggaggctgaggcaggagaattgctcgacccaggaggcagagtttgcagtgagccgagatcgagccactgtcctccagtctgggcgacatagCGAGCCCCTGTCTCTagataaatagaatagaatagaatagaatagaatagaatagaatagaatagaatacaaCACAACaccacacaacacaacacaacttTGGCTGTGTAAGAGCCAGTGTGTTCAGAGAATGAAAATCGAAGTTGCACCA
This genomic stretch from Chlorocebus sabaeus isolate Y175 chromosome X, mChlSab1.0.hap1, whole genome shotgun sequence harbors:
- the LOC103247428 gene encoding protein FAM156A/FAM156B, translated to MDPLQKRNPASPSKSSLMTAAETSQEDPASSQPSHSEQPMMGLSNLSPDPGPSQAVPLPEGLLHQRYREEKTLEERQWERLEFLQRKKAFLRHVRRRHRDHMAPYAVGREARVSPLGDRGQNRFRCECRYCQSHRPNLSGIPGESNRAPQPSSWETLVQGLSGLTLSLGTNQPGPLPEAALQPQETEEKRQRERQQESKIMFQRLLKQWLEEN